From Corvus moneduloides isolate bCorMon1 chromosome 4, bCorMon1.pri, whole genome shotgun sequence, one genomic window encodes:
- the KERA gene encoding keratocan, with translation MILKVYTSLLLLFLVNSVWTRTVRQVYDDLGLDHWSHYTSECPQECFCPPSFPNALYCDNKGLKEIPPIPARIWYLYLQNNQIETLSEKPFMNATHLRWINLNKNKITNGGIESGVLSKLKRLLYLFLEDNELEEVPAPLPVGLEQLRLARNKISRIPEGVFSHLENLTMLDLHQNSLLDSALQSDTFQGLNNLMQLNIAKNSLKKMPLSIPANTLQLFLDNNSIEVIPDNYFSAIPKVTFLRLNYNKLSDDGIPPNGFNVSSILDLQLSHNQLTKIPPINAHLEHLHLDHNKIKNVNGTQICPVSIALEEDYGHYGNIPRLRYLRLDGNEIQPPIPLDIMICFRLLQAVVI, from the exons ATGATTCTAAAAGTCTATACAAGCCTTTTGCTCTTATTCTTGGTCAATTCTGTGTGGACTCGAACTGTGAGACAAGTTTATGATGATCTGGGTCTTGACCATTGGTCTCACTATACTTCTGAGTGTCCACAGGAGTGCTTTTGTCCTCCTAGTTTCCCCAATGCATTATACTGTGATAACAAAGGACTAAAAGAAATACCTCCAATTCCAGCAAGAATTTGGTACCTCTATCTTCAAAACAATCAAATTGAAACACTTTCAGAGAAGCCTTTTATGAATGCCACTCATCTGAGATGGATAAATCTGAACAAGAATAAGATCACAAATGGTGGCATTGAGAGTGGTGTGCTGAGCAAGCTGAAAAGACTGCTTTACTTATTCCTTGAAGATAACGAATTGGAAGAGGTGCCTGCCCCATTACCAGTGGGTCTGGAACAGCTAAGGCTAGCTAGAAACAAAATctccagaatcccagaaggAGTCTTCAGCCACCTGGAAAACCTTACCATGTTAGACCTGCACCAGAACAGTTTGTTGGACAGCGCTCTTCAAAGTGACACCTTCCAAGGACTCAACAACCTTATGCAACTCAACATAGCAAAAAATTCACTCAAGAAAATGCCTTTAAGCATTCCAGCTAATACACTGCAGCTGTTTTTGGACAACAACTCCATCGAAGTTATACCAGATAACTACTTCAGTGCAATACCCAAAGTGACTTTCCTTAGGCTGAACTACAATAAATTGTCTGATGATGGTATCCCTCCAAATGGGTTTAACGTTTCATCTATTCTAGACCTACAGCTGTCTCACAATCAGCTCACTAAAATTCCACCAATCAATGCTCACCTTGAGCACCTTCATCTTGATCACAACAAAATCAAAA ATGTCAATGGGACTCAAATATGCCCAGTTTCCATTGCCTTAGAAGAAGACTATGGTCATTATGGCAACATCCCTCGCCTCCGATACCTTCGTCTGGATGGAAATGAAATTCAACCTCCAATCCCACTGGACATCATGATTTGTTTCCGACTACTTCAAGCTGTTGTCATATAA